One Fontisphaera persica DNA window includes the following coding sequences:
- a CDS encoding homocysteine S-methyltransferase family protein: MHPTLAALLAHGPVLTDGAWGTQLQARGLPVGDFPDAWNLSHPDAVREVAAAYLAAGSQLILTNTFGANRLRLAENGLADQVLLINRRGVELSRQAASGRARVFASIGPTGKLLMNGDVTEAELSAAFQEQAQALAEAGADGLVIETMADLTEATLAVQAAKATGLPVVGCMVFDSGKNKDRTLMGVTPEQAATALAEAGADVVGANCGQGIAGFVSICQRMRAVTDRPLWMKANAGLPVMEGGRTVYHTTPDEFARFAPELARAGAAFIGGCCGTSPAFIQALRAALPPAAG, translated from the coding sequence ATGCATCCCACTCTGGCCGCACTGCTGGCGCATGGCCCCGTCCTCACCGACGGCGCCTGGGGCACCCAGTTGCAAGCCCGCGGCCTGCCCGTGGGGGATTTCCCGGATGCCTGGAATTTATCTCACCCCGATGCCGTGCGCGAAGTAGCGGCCGCCTACCTCGCCGCCGGCAGCCAACTCATCCTCACCAACACCTTCGGCGCCAACCGCCTCCGTCTCGCCGAAAACGGCCTGGCCGACCAGGTCCTCCTCATCAACCGCCGGGGCGTGGAATTATCGCGCCAAGCAGCCTCCGGCCGCGCCCGGGTGTTTGCCTCCATTGGCCCCACCGGCAAGCTGCTCATGAACGGCGATGTCACCGAAGCAGAATTGAGCGCGGCCTTTCAAGAGCAGGCTCAGGCCCTGGCTGAAGCCGGCGCCGATGGCCTGGTGATTGAAACCATGGCCGATTTGACCGAGGCCACCCTGGCCGTCCAGGCCGCCAAGGCCACCGGCCTGCCCGTCGTCGGCTGCATGGTGTTTGATTCCGGCAAGAACAAAGACCGCACCCTGATGGGCGTCACCCCTGAACAAGCCGCCACCGCCCTGGCCGAGGCCGGCGCCGATGTCGTGGGCGCCAACTGCGGGCAGGGCATCGCGGGCTTTGTCTCCATCTGCCAGCGAATGCGGGCCGTCACCGACCGCCCTTTGTGGATGAAAGCCAACGCCGGCCTGCCGGTGATGGAAGGCGGACGCACCGTGTACCACACCACCCCGGACGAGTTTGCCCGCTTTGCGCCGGAACTGGCACGCGCCGGGGCGGCATTCATTGGCGGCTGTTGCGGTACCAGCCCGGCCTTTATTCAAGCCTTGCGGGCAGCCCTGCCGCCGGCGGCCGGTTGA
- a CDS encoding response regulator, with protein MRRVLIVDDHVLTRLGMVHFVRHCFGQVEIGEADNAQTALQLARETAWDLIILDIDLPDRSGLDILPDLRRARPKTPILFVTGLVQEDVALHGLKGGACGFVEKGSSPEELKRALTAALNGQRYISGGMRERLAFHAIEPEESSPLDKLSEREFQVLRQLGQGHTLTEIGHNLSLSVKTISTYRQRLLEKLNLRTTADLVRYAVQKGLVK; from the coding sequence ATGCGCCGGGTTTTAATTGTGGATGACCACGTGCTGACCCGCCTGGGCATGGTGCATTTCGTGCGCCATTGCTTCGGGCAGGTGGAAATCGGCGAAGCCGATAATGCCCAGACCGCCCTCCAACTGGCCCGGGAAACAGCCTGGGACTTAATCATCCTGGACATTGACCTCCCGGACCGCAGCGGCCTGGACATCCTCCCCGACTTGCGCCGCGCCCGACCCAAAACACCCATCCTCTTCGTCACCGGCCTGGTACAGGAAGATGTAGCCCTGCACGGCCTCAAAGGGGGCGCCTGCGGTTTTGTGGAAAAAGGCAGCTCCCCGGAGGAATTAAAACGCGCCCTGACCGCCGCCCTTAACGGCCAGCGTTACATCAGCGGCGGCATGCGCGAACGCCTGGCCTTTCATGCCATTGAACCCGAGGAATCCTCACCCCTCGACAAGCTGAGCGAACGCGAGTTCCAGGTGTTGCGCCAACTCGGCCAGGGACACACCCTTACGGAAATTGGGCACAACCTCTCGTTGAGCGTGAAAACCATCAGCACCTACCGCCAGCGATTGCTCGAAAAACTGAACCTGCGCACCACCGCCGATTTGGTGCGTTATGCCGTCCAAAAAGGGCTGGTGAAATGA
- a CDS encoding prenyltransferase/squalene oxidase repeat-containing protein, producing MTTVALRTWASRIGGATFACLLCLLPLGLQAADESFKNEVQMAIDRGLAWLRAEQHTNGHWSTPELPALTAMSLLCFKGDPAGKFASPEPEFLQRGYRFLVAQVKEDGGIYHTNYATYNTAISILALLAANRADYQPVILKARRFLVGQQNDLGEPGKIDTPFDGGIGYGTRYRHSDMGNTLYALEAIYYSRHLVRDSGSKEPDLNYEAAIAFLQNCQNLPTVNRQPWVSDDPRDRGGFVYYPGHSMAGGVTNSQTGKVSLRSYGSISYAGMLSYLYAQLKKDDPRVKAVFQWLQENYTLEENPGMGPEGLYFYYHTMAKALTVGEVDALHLKDGRIVPWARALAMRLLDRQQRNGSWVNESNRWMERDPVLVTCYALMALEMIHRRL from the coding sequence ATGACAACCGTGGCATTGCGCACCTGGGCCAGCCGAATCGGCGGCGCCACCTTCGCCTGCTTGCTTTGCCTTCTTCCACTGGGACTTCAGGCCGCGGATGAGTCCTTCAAAAACGAAGTCCAAATGGCCATTGACCGCGGCCTGGCCTGGCTCCGCGCCGAGCAACATACCAACGGACACTGGTCCACCCCCGAGTTGCCCGCCCTCACCGCCATGAGCCTCCTTTGTTTCAAGGGCGACCCCGCCGGAAAATTTGCCTCCCCCGAACCCGAATTCCTCCAGCGCGGCTATCGGTTTCTGGTGGCCCAGGTCAAGGAAGACGGCGGCATCTATCATACCAACTACGCCACCTACAACACCGCCATCAGCATCCTGGCTCTCCTGGCCGCCAACCGCGCCGATTACCAGCCGGTCATCCTCAAAGCCCGCCGTTTCCTCGTCGGCCAGCAAAACGACCTGGGCGAACCCGGCAAAATAGACACCCCCTTTGACGGCGGCATCGGCTACGGCACGCGCTACCGCCATAGCGACATGGGCAACACTCTCTATGCCTTGGAAGCCATCTATTATAGCCGCCATCTGGTGCGGGACAGCGGCAGCAAAGAGCCGGATTTGAATTATGAGGCCGCCATTGCCTTCCTGCAAAATTGTCAAAACCTGCCCACCGTCAACCGCCAGCCCTGGGTCTCAGATGACCCACGTGACCGGGGCGGCTTCGTCTATTATCCCGGTCACAGCATGGCCGGCGGCGTGACCAACTCCCAAACCGGCAAAGTCAGCCTCCGTTCTTACGGCAGCATCAGCTACGCCGGCATGCTGAGTTACCTCTATGCCCAACTTAAAAAAGACGACCCCCGCGTCAAGGCTGTCTTCCAATGGCTCCAGGAAAATTACACCCTCGAAGAAAACCCCGGCATGGGCCCCGAGGGCCTCTATTTCTACTACCACACCATGGCCAAAGCCTTAACCGTGGGGGAAGTGGATGCTTTGCACTTGAAAGATGGGCGTATCGTGCCGTGGGCCAGAGCTTTGGCCATGCGCCTGCTGGACCGCCAGCAACGCAACGGCTCGTGGGTCAATGAGAGCAACCGCTGGATGGAGCGCGACCCCGTGCTCGTCACCTGCTACGCACTCATGGCTTTGGAAATGATTCACCGCCGACTCTGA
- a CDS encoding cobalamin B12-binding domain-containing protein, with the protein MQNFQPLFDAIVSGNAAEARTLTQKYIAENVNQELLVKDCIIPAMSEVGRRFECNEYFVPELLLANRAMKECMKLLSSSGPKVGRVVIGTVKGDLHDIGKNLVAAMLEGGGFEVVDLGVNVAPEKFIEAVKAKNAQIVAMSALLTTTMTAMQATIDAFKQAGLRDQVKFLIGGAPITQKYADEIGADGYSDNAVGAVSLAQKVLSR; encoded by the coding sequence ATGCAAAATTTCCAACCGTTGTTTGATGCCATTGTCAGCGGCAACGCCGCGGAAGCCAGGACGCTGACACAAAAATACATCGCCGAAAACGTCAACCAGGAGCTGCTGGTCAAGGATTGCATCATCCCCGCCATGTCCGAAGTGGGCCGGCGTTTCGAGTGCAACGAATACTTTGTGCCGGAGCTGCTGCTGGCCAATCGGGCCATGAAGGAATGCATGAAGCTGCTCTCCAGCAGCGGCCCCAAAGTGGGCCGTGTCGTCATTGGCACCGTCAAAGGCGACCTGCACGACATCGGCAAAAACCTCGTCGCGGCCATGCTCGAAGGCGGCGGTTTCGAGGTGGTGGACCTCGGCGTCAACGTGGCGCCGGAAAAGTTCATCGAGGCGGTCAAAGCCAAAAATGCCCAAATCGTCGCCATGTCCGCCCTCCTCACCACCACCATGACCGCCATGCAGGCCACCATTGACGCCTTCAAACAAGCCGGCCTGCGCGACCAGGTGAAATTCCTCATCGGCGGCGCGCCCATTACCCAAAAATATGCCGATGAAATCGGCGCCGACGGCTACAGCGACAACGCCGTGGGCGCGGTCTCCCTGGCCCAAAAAGTACTGAGCCGCTGA
- a CDS encoding RHS repeat-associated core domain-containing protein, producing MGDIGFEVSHKMQVNEAIGAWAIVEEGNCPAVHGTMGAVRTHVWGVDLSETLNGAASASWGFHRGWADVIGLGEHTPPACALRRPAEGKLFLHTSNAATEQWIAQYEYGPFGELLRATGPLAQTFHHLFSTKYYDWETGLYYYGHRYYHPHTGRWPSRDPMGEMGGMNCYSFLGNEPIGGNDYLGLWDTRIHRDATRRWALKAGYPADAAQAVADADEAVDEKFGSTSYITEPGTQYHFDRSLSMGGSEDTRKTKYKEHLQKAKDLCTTSKGNDDPSAAAKQLGTGLHPYQDWVAHGDHNKRLLGSFSSLKDVHNAMSPAKGTTGFPDDPDLDAKGSPDGRATLSVLHFVADKSGNIRDWVDYERGHKRYQLTHSMSSSALNEFREYVRANGGCKCKKYYGVE from the coding sequence TTGGGGGATATTGGGTTCGAGGTCAGCCACAAGATGCAGGTGAATGAAGCCATAGGCGCGTGGGCAATCGTCGAAGAGGGGAATTGTCCCGCAGTGCATGGGACAATGGGTGCGGTGCGCACGCATGTGTGGGGAGTGGATTTGTCGGAAACACTGAACGGGGCGGCTTCGGCTTCATGGGGTTTTCATAGGGGGTGGGCGGATGTTATTGGTCTCGGGGAGCACACGCCTCCGGCGTGTGCCCTTCGGCGTCCCGCCGAAGGGAAATTATTCCTCCACACGTCGAATGCGGCCACAGAGCAATGGATTGCCCAATACGAATACGGCCCGTTTGGCGAGCTCCTCCGCGCGACCGGCCCCCTGGCCCAGACCTTCCATCATCTCTTCTCCACCAAATACTACGACTGGGAAACCGGCCTGTACTATTACGGCCACCGTTACTACCATCCCCACACTGGCAGGTGGCCAAGTAGAGACCCAATGGGAGAAATGGGCGGAATGAACTGCTACTCGTTTCTGGGCAACGAACCAATTGGAGGCAACGACTACCTTGGTTTGTGGGATACAAGGATTCACCGGGACGCCACACGGCGGTGGGCCTTGAAAGCTGGCTACCCAGCCGATGCCGCCCAAGCGGTTGCTGATGCCGACGAGGCCGTTGACGAGAAATTTGGCTCAACTTCCTACATCACCGAGCCAGGCACGCAGTATCACTTTGACCGCAGCCTCAGCATGGGTGGCAGCGAGGACACGCGGAAGACAAAATACAAAGAGCACCTTCAGAAGGCGAAAGACCTTTGCACGACGTCCAAGGGAAACGACGACCCGAGCGCAGCCGCGAAGCAACTCGGAACAGGACTGCATCCTTACCAGGACTGGGTGGCACATGGCGACCACAACAAACGTCTCCTTGGCAGCTTTAGCAGTCTAAAGGACGTTCACAACGCCATGAGTCCGGCAAAAGGAACGACTGGTTTTCCTGATGACCCAGACTTGGACGCAAAGGGGTCGCCTGACGGACGTGCCACGCTTTCGGTTCTGCACTTTGTGGCTGACAAGAGCGGGAATATTCGCGATTGGGTGGATTACGAACGCGGCCACAAACGCTATCAGCTAACCCACTCAATGAGCAGTTCAGCGTTGAACGAATTCCGCGAATACGTTCGGGCAAACGGCGGCTGCAAGTGCAAGAAATACTACGGTGTCGAATGA
- a CDS encoding Gfo/Idh/MocA family protein, translated as MNRRRFLRTSAATTTAALTAAALNSARLGVFAASTDRLRVGLIGCGVRGIGAAMNCVDSSPGVEITALGDIFPDRVQAAYKRLKDNNAGKDWSATSAWTKADRVTATPETCFSGFDAFQKVLAAGVDLVILAGPPHFRPAHLKAAVEAGKHVFMEKPVGVDPVGIRSILASSDLAKKKGLAIVAGTQRRHHPPYIEVMRRVREGAIGEILASECYWNGGCVRHYGFYHEPKPEWSGMETMLRNWYFYSWLSGDHIVEQHVHNLDVINWAIGATPVEALAVGGRQWRTEPQFGNIYDHFAVRYRYPNGAIVISMARQIDKTKPNVSELVIGAKGRASAGNITGPNAFKYDGPSVNPYEQEHANLIASIRNGQPLNEGRTVAEATLTAIMGRMSAYSGQPVTWDFALNESQLDLTPAEIKANGYRLGPAPKVPPAPLGNEELV; from the coding sequence ATGAACCGCCGACGTTTCCTCCGCACCTCCGCCGCCACCACCACCGCGGCCCTCACCGCCGCCGCCCTGAACAGCGCCAGACTCGGCGTTTTTGCCGCCAGCACCGACCGCCTCCGCGTGGGCCTCATCGGATGTGGCGTCCGCGGCATCGGCGCCGCCATGAATTGCGTGGACTCCAGCCCCGGTGTGGAAATCACCGCCCTTGGCGACATCTTCCCCGACCGCGTCCAGGCCGCCTACAAGCGCCTGAAAGACAACAATGCCGGCAAAGACTGGAGCGCCACCTCCGCCTGGACCAAGGCCGACCGCGTCACCGCCACGCCCGAAACTTGTTTCAGCGGCTTCGACGCTTTCCAGAAGGTCCTCGCCGCCGGCGTGGACCTGGTCATCCTCGCTGGCCCGCCCCATTTCCGCCCGGCTCACCTCAAGGCCGCCGTTGAGGCCGGCAAACACGTCTTCATGGAAAAACCGGTGGGGGTGGACCCCGTCGGCATCCGCTCCATCCTCGCCTCCAGTGACCTGGCCAAAAAGAAAGGCCTGGCCATCGTGGCTGGCACCCAGCGCCGCCATCATCCCCCGTACATCGAGGTCATGCGCCGCGTGCGCGAAGGCGCCATCGGCGAAATCCTCGCCAGCGAATGTTACTGGAATGGCGGCTGCGTGCGGCACTATGGCTTCTACCACGAACCCAAACCAGAATGGAGCGGCATGGAAACCATGCTCCGCAACTGGTACTTCTACAGTTGGCTTTCCGGCGACCACATCGTCGAGCAACACGTCCACAACCTCGACGTCATCAACTGGGCCATTGGCGCCACCCCCGTGGAGGCCCTCGCCGTTGGCGGCCGCCAGTGGCGTACCGAACCCCAGTTCGGCAACATCTACGACCACTTCGCCGTCCGCTACCGCTACCCCAACGGCGCCATTGTCATCTCCATGGCCCGCCAAATTGACAAGACCAAACCCAACGTCTCCGAGCTGGTCATCGGCGCCAAAGGCCGCGCCAGCGCCGGCAACATCACCGGCCCCAACGCCTTCAAATACGACGGCCCTTCCGTCAACCCTTACGAACAGGAGCACGCCAACCTCATTGCCAGCATCCGCAACGGCCAACCCCTCAACGAAGGCCGCACCGTGGCCGAGGCCACCCTCACCGCCATCATGGGCCGCATGAGCGCCTACAGCGGCCAGCCGGTCACCTGGGACTTCGCCCTCAACGAATCCCAGCTCGACCTGACCCCTGCGGAAATCAAGGCCAACGGCTACCGCCTCGGTCCCGCGCCCAAGGTGCCCCCCGCTCCGCTGGGCAACGAAGAACTGGTTTAG
- a CDS encoding YdjY domain-containing protein: MKPGLPLTAALCLWLPIAAPAPAQTGPKPLANPVPVNPAVTNVVFQRLDDHRFQVGQVILHKTSRTVSFPAVVNMNQGLVEYFCVGVQGKVHESVLRTEVEPYHVHVAMLLLGAKGAPAGQLNEDYRKPVPGDAITLTVAWEDKGKKQERRAEELVWDVANQRPMSRGPWTYSGSRVFDGLFLAQRDRSFVAIIGDIDALVNNPRPRRERDDNWMVNTNTCPPLGTPVTLTFQLGATGSPTNAPPQSSP, from the coding sequence ATGAAACCCGGCCTCCCCCTCACCGCCGCTCTCTGCCTATGGCTGCCAATAGCAGCACCGGCCCCGGCCCAAACCGGCCCCAAACCCCTGGCCAACCCGGTGCCCGTGAACCCCGCCGTTACCAATGTGGTGTTTCAGCGCCTGGACGACCATCGCTTCCAGGTGGGCCAGGTCATCCTCCACAAAACCAGCCGGACCGTCTCCTTCCCCGCCGTGGTCAACATGAACCAGGGTCTGGTGGAATACTTCTGCGTGGGCGTCCAGGGCAAAGTGCATGAAAGCGTGCTGCGCACCGAAGTGGAGCCTTACCACGTCCATGTGGCCATGCTCCTGCTGGGCGCCAAAGGCGCGCCTGCCGGCCAACTTAACGAAGATTACCGCAAACCCGTCCCCGGCGATGCCATCACCCTCACCGTAGCCTGGGAGGACAAGGGGAAAAAACAAGAGCGCCGGGCTGAAGAGCTGGTCTGGGATGTCGCCAATCAACGCCCCATGTCCCGCGGCCCCTGGACCTACAGCGGCTCTCGCGTGTTTGACGGCCTTTTTCTGGCCCAACGCGACCGCTCCTTTGTCGCCATCATCGGTGACATTGACGCGCTGGTGAACAATCCCCGCCCCCGGCGCGAGCGCGATGACAACTGGATGGTTAACACCAATACCTGCCCCCCGCTCGGCACCCCCGTGACCCTTACCTTCCAACTGGGCGCGACCGGCTCCCCCACCAACGCCCCGCCTCAATCCTCCCCTTAA
- a CDS encoding TM2 domain-containing protein, translated as MSNGEATQPPTAPVTPPSPEGKKWLVALLLSILVGGLGVDRFYLGYTGLGILKLVTCGGFFIWYLYDVIMIATGKMKDAQGRDLVKD; from the coding sequence ATGAGCAACGGCGAAGCAACTCAACCTCCCACGGCGCCGGTGACCCCTCCCTCACCTGAAGGTAAAAAGTGGCTGGTGGCCCTCTTGTTATCCATCTTGGTGGGTGGCCTTGGTGTGGACCGCTTCTATCTGGGCTACACGGGTTTGGGCATCCTTAAACTCGTGACGTGCGGTGGCTTCTTCATCTGGTACCTCTATGACGTCATCATGATTGCCACCGGCAAGATGAAGGACGCCCAAGGGCGGGATTTGGTGAAGGACTAA